The Ruania alba genome window below encodes:
- a CDS encoding response regulator transcription factor has translation MDEDGAGTGDQIRVLVVDDQELMRSALRMMVQSQPDLTLVGEGADGHDALALVRRHRVDVVLMDIRMPRLDGIEATKIIAEEQPRTRVLALTTFDLDEYAFPALRAGASGFLLKDARAEDVVAAIRTVHAGHGVVAPSTTRRLIEHVATSVPEGAGRAAAIRECLTPRELEMLLELATGDSNAEIARRIHLSEATVKTHVGHVLSKLRLRDRVQAVVLAYETGLVRPR, from the coding sequence ATGGATGAGGATGGAGCCGGGACCGGCGATCAGATCCGGGTCCTTGTCGTCGACGACCAGGAGCTGATGCGGTCCGCGCTGCGGATGATGGTGCAGAGCCAGCCGGACCTGACCCTGGTGGGTGAGGGGGCCGACGGGCATGACGCTCTCGCGTTGGTCCGCCGGCACAGGGTGGATGTGGTGCTGATGGACATCCGGATGCCACGCCTGGACGGGATCGAGGCGACGAAGATCATCGCCGAGGAGCAGCCCCGGACGCGGGTGCTCGCGCTGACCACCTTCGACCTCGATGAGTACGCCTTTCCTGCGCTGCGCGCCGGGGCGAGCGGATTCCTGCTCAAGGATGCGCGCGCGGAGGACGTCGTCGCGGCGATCCGTACGGTGCACGCCGGCCACGGGGTTGTTGCGCCCTCGACCACGCGACGGCTGATCGAGCACGTCGCGACCTCGGTGCCGGAGGGTGCAGGCCGCGCTGCGGCGATCCGTGAGTGCCTCACCCCGCGTGAGCTCGAGATGCTGCTCGAGCTGGCCACCGGGGACAGCAATGCTGAGATCGCCCGGCGGATCCACCTCTCGGAGGCGACCGTGAAGACCCATGTGGGGCACGTGCTCAGCAAGCTCCGGCTGCGTGACCGGGTGCAGGCCGTCGTCCTGGCCTACGAGACGGGCCTGGTCCGGCCCCGCTGA
- a CDS encoding DUF817 domain-containing protein translates to MSSESTGPQPPALPVPTAEVTVGRKATFAVGQLFRFAWIEVQCCLFPIAIFAGLALTSVVDLPIPRYDALLIYALALTGIFYLLKLETGREVAVIGAFHLIGLALEVFKVSIGSWSYPDDGVLRVAGVPLYSGFMYAAVGSYICQAFRRFNLRVNHFPVVPTVLLAAAAYLNFFTHHVTVDLRWVIAAGFVLVLWRSRVSFTVGPRRYRLPLSVSFVLIGFFLWVAENAATFLGAWAYPNQAQIWEMVHAGKWGSWALLVSLSFVLVAAVKMREGRFYGEPEVTPSVQAR, encoded by the coding sequence GTGAGCAGCGAATCCACCGGTCCACAGCCACCTGCCCTGCCCGTCCCGACGGCGGAGGTCACCGTCGGCAGGAAGGCGACCTTCGCCGTCGGGCAATTGTTCCGGTTCGCCTGGATCGAGGTGCAGTGCTGCCTGTTCCCGATCGCGATCTTCGCCGGCCTCGCGCTCACCTCCGTGGTGGACCTGCCGATCCCCCGCTACGACGCCCTGCTGATCTATGCGCTCGCGCTCACCGGGATCTTCTACCTGCTCAAGCTGGAGACCGGCCGAGAAGTGGCCGTGATCGGTGCGTTCCACCTGATCGGGCTGGCCCTGGAGGTCTTCAAGGTCTCGATCGGTTCCTGGTCCTACCCCGATGACGGGGTGCTCCGGGTGGCCGGGGTGCCGCTGTACTCGGGATTCATGTACGCGGCGGTGGGGTCCTACATCTGCCAGGCGTTCCGCCGGTTCAATCTGCGGGTGAACCACTTCCCGGTGGTGCCGACCGTGCTGCTCGCCGCCGCGGCCTACCTGAACTTCTTCACCCACCACGTGACCGTGGACCTGCGTTGGGTGATCGCCGCCGGATTCGTGCTGGTGCTGTGGCGCTCGCGGGTGTCCTTCACGGTGGGCCCGCGGCGGTATCGGCTCCCGCTGAGCGTGAGCTTCGTACTGATCGGGTTCTTCCTCTGGGTGGCCGAGAACGCCGCCACGTTCCTGGGCGCGTGGGCCTACCCGAACCAGGCGCAGATCTGGGAGATGGTGCACGCCGGCAAGTGGGGATCGTGGGCACTGCTGGTGAGCCTGAGCTTCGTGCTGGTGGCGGCCGTGAAGATGCGCGAGGGCAGGTTCTACGGCGAACCCGAGGTGACGCCGTCGGTGCAGGCACGCTGA
- a CDS encoding VOC family protein produces MTDRLAQDTAMGTVDLLVRDLDAMIAYYATGIGLDVIEHAGPTAVLGRGSTPIMRMRAERDLPTFSRRDAGLFHTAILFADQASLAQALVSVAGYAPTSFTGSADHLVSEAFYFDDPEGNGVELYVDRPREQWTRTAGGGVQMDSLPLDPNAFVREHVAPATPAPVGEQALIPDAVIGHVHLQVGDIPTARAFYVDTLGFEVMATFGRQALFIAAGGYHHHIGMNTWNSAGAGPRAASLGLGQVSIDVPTIDEIVALQDRLRHAGIQGRHDGRTLRFEDPWNTLIEVSPAA; encoded by the coding sequence ATGACCGACCGACTGGCACAGGACACCGCGATGGGTACGGTGGATCTGCTCGTGCGCGACCTGGACGCGATGATCGCCTACTACGCCACCGGCATCGGCCTGGACGTGATCGAGCACGCCGGGCCCACCGCCGTCCTCGGCCGTGGCAGTACACCGATCATGCGGATGCGCGCCGAGCGCGACCTGCCGACCTTCTCCCGCCGCGACGCCGGCCTGTTCCACACCGCCATCCTGTTCGCCGACCAGGCCAGCCTGGCTCAGGCGCTGGTCAGCGTGGCCGGCTACGCTCCGACCAGCTTCACCGGATCGGCCGACCACCTGGTCTCCGAGGCGTTCTACTTCGACGACCCCGAGGGCAACGGCGTGGAGCTGTACGTGGATCGCCCCCGCGAGCAGTGGACCCGCACCGCCGGCGGAGGCGTGCAGATGGACTCCCTTCCACTGGACCCGAACGCCTTCGTGCGCGAGCACGTCGCTCCGGCCACTCCGGCCCCGGTGGGCGAGCAGGCGCTGATACCGGACGCCGTCATCGGGCACGTGCACCTGCAGGTGGGCGACATCCCGACGGCGCGGGCCTTCTACGTGGACACGCTCGGCTTCGAGGTGATGGCGACCTTCGGGCGGCAGGCCCTGTTCATCGCTGCCGGCGGCTACCACCACCACATCGGGATGAACACCTGGAACTCCGCCGGCGCCGGGCCGCGCGCCGCCTCGCTCGGGCTCGGACAGGTGAGCATCGACGTCCCCACCATCGACGAGATCGTCGCGCTGCAGGACCGGCTGCGGCACGCCGGGATCCAGGGTCGCCACGACGGCCGGACACTGCGCTTCGAGGACCCGTGGAACACGCTCATCGAGGTGAGCCCCGCGGCGTGA
- a CDS encoding ArsR/SmtB family transcription factor, with amino-acid sequence MSSAAAPLGLAQSESVDDAVPTLTLTHTAAIARLGYALSDHTRTRILLALREAPACPSDLAEALGASRQVMSNQLTCLRGCGLVESVKEGRRTWYRLADDHLATVLTDLLDLTLAVDPDCCGPECTCS; translated from the coding sequence ATGTCCTCCGCCGCTGCCCCACTCGGCCTCGCCCAGTCCGAGTCCGTGGACGACGCCGTCCCGACCCTCACGCTCACCCACACCGCTGCGATCGCACGGCTCGGGTACGCACTCTCCGACCACACCCGCACCCGCATCCTGCTCGCGCTCCGCGAAGCCCCGGCCTGCCCGTCCGATCTGGCCGAGGCGTTGGGCGCGTCCCGTCAGGTGATGTCGAACCAGCTCACCTGCCTGCGTGGGTGCGGGCTGGTGGAGTCGGTGAAGGAGGGCCGCCGCACCTGGTACCGGCTCGCCGATGACCACCTCGCCACAGTGCTCACCGACCTGCTCGACCTGACCCTCGCCGTGGACCCGGACTGCTGCGGCCCGGAGTGCACCTGCTCATGA
- a CDS encoding DUF3817 domain-containing protein produces MRSLGPGRLHRILADAEAVTWALLLIGMALKYLTRTTDLGVTIAGPIHGFVFLAYCVATVVVAIDQRWSRGTAVLGLLSAVPPFVTIPFGRWVQRRGLVGERWRVLGGGAGTPIERGLAAVLRRPVRFALVAMLLVAAVFRVLLWIGPPGGA; encoded by the coding sequence GTGAGATCCCTCGGACCCGGCCGCCTGCACCGCATCCTCGCCGACGCCGAGGCGGTGACCTGGGCGCTGCTGCTGATCGGGATGGCGCTGAAGTACCTCACCCGCACCACGGACCTGGGCGTCACGATCGCCGGGCCGATCCACGGGTTCGTCTTCCTTGCCTACTGCGTGGCCACCGTGGTGGTGGCGATCGACCAGCGATGGAGCCGAGGGACCGCCGTGCTCGGCCTGCTCAGTGCCGTCCCCCCGTTCGTCACCATCCCGTTCGGCCGCTGGGTGCAGCGGCGTGGCCTGGTCGGGGAGCGCTGGCGGGTGCTCGGCGGTGGCGCCGGCACGCCGATCGAGCGCGGGCTCGCCGCGGTGCTGCGCCGCCCGGTGCGGTTCGCGCTGGTGGCGATGCTCCTGGTGGCGGCCGTCTTCCGCGTGCTGCTGTGGATCGGCCCGCCGGGGGGTGCCTGA
- a CDS encoding DUF6463 family protein produces the protein MTSPTVARPVSGRRSRLDAWIPHLTLATAALHLLLGVVNALPQWRGIIGDGVWDSVPPQDDSRSSALWFMVSGVGLAGMGLLARRLVRTTGRIPPELGWLLLAGGVPVAVMQPASGGWLLIGLGVVAILNATRSAEGVSS, from the coding sequence ATGACCTCACCGACCGTCGCTCGTCCCGTCAGTGGCCGCCGCTCACGACTCGACGCCTGGATCCCGCACCTCACCCTGGCCACTGCCGCCCTGCACCTGCTGCTGGGCGTCGTCAACGCGCTGCCGCAGTGGCGTGGCATCATCGGCGACGGCGTCTGGGACTCGGTGCCGCCCCAGGACGACTCCCGCTCATCGGCCCTGTGGTTCATGGTCAGTGGTGTGGGCCTGGCGGGGATGGGCCTGCTGGCCCGGCGGCTGGTCCGCACGACCGGCCGAATCCCGCCCGAGCTCGGATGGCTACTGCTCGCGGGCGGGGTTCCGGTGGCGGTGATGCAGCCGGCCTCCGGGGGATGGTTGCTGATCGGGCTTGGCGTGGTCGCGATCCTGAACGCCACGCGAAGCGCTGAGGGAGTCTCGTCATGA
- a CDS encoding molybdopterin-dependent oxidoreductase — protein MRSRSGTDPAPKGRPIREVELPPGQRLVGGFPRFGTHLHEPPPPIPPEPAITITGAVVADHSVLLTDLDGLSQVERTEDFHCVAGWSAAGVCWGGVPFATFYRAVIEPRLTAPATHLGFRGYDDFASVVQLEDALADDVLLATRLDQKPLTPMHGAPVRLVSPSQYGFVSTKHLARIEVHASRPRREDPYDVLTREHPRARVWQEERHAWFSGQVMRRIYRPLIRPILRLSARGLTGQDRRADGGERP, from the coding sequence ATGAGATCGAGATCGGGGACGGATCCAGCCCCGAAGGGACGGCCCATCCGGGAGGTCGAGTTGCCACCCGGCCAGCGTCTCGTCGGTGGGTTCCCCCGGTTCGGCACCCACCTGCACGAACCGCCGCCGCCGATCCCGCCCGAGCCGGCGATCACGATCACTGGTGCGGTCGTGGCCGACCACTCGGTCCTGCTGACGGACCTGGACGGTCTGTCGCAGGTCGAGCGCACCGAGGACTTCCACTGTGTCGCCGGCTGGTCCGCGGCCGGAGTGTGCTGGGGTGGTGTCCCCTTCGCCACCTTCTACCGCGCGGTGATCGAGCCCCGACTGACTGCGCCGGCGACGCACCTGGGCTTTCGGGGGTACGACGACTTCGCCTCGGTCGTTCAGCTGGAGGATGCCCTCGCCGACGATGTCCTCCTCGCGACCCGGCTCGATCAGAAGCCGCTGACCCCGATGCACGGCGCACCCGTGCGGCTGGTCAGTCCCAGCCAGTACGGATTCGTCAGCACCAAGCACCTGGCGAGGATCGAGGTGCACGCGTCCCGTCCGCGCCGCGAGGATCCCTACGACGTGCTCACCCGCGAACATCCCCGTGCCCGGGTCTGGCAGGAGGAGCGCCACGCGTGGTTCTCGGGGCAGGTGATGCGCCGGATCTACCGGCCGCTCATCCGCCCCATCCTCCGGCTCAGTGCGCGCGGCCTCACCGGCCAGGACCGCAGGGCCGACGGCGGCGAACGGCCGTGA
- a CDS encoding dihydrofolate reductase family protein → MRKLIVTVTSTLDGYAAGEGGNVFVMPIDLGFDRYNLERMRTAGAMLFGATTFHGARQYWPSVADDQDAPEVEREISRLYNTLDKVVISDSITPEGTEPWRATTEVVRRDGAAARVAELKESEGPDIICFGSVTVWNNLLAHDLVDELHVLIGPGAIGSGISTFSAAVQQQLTLLDARRLEDSQLVALSYAVAGTDADTT, encoded by the coding sequence ATGAGGAAACTCATCGTCACTGTCACCTCCACCCTGGACGGCTACGCGGCCGGCGAAGGCGGCAATGTCTTCGTGATGCCGATCGACCTGGGGTTCGACCGCTACAACCTGGAACGGATGCGCACCGCCGGCGCCATGCTGTTCGGCGCCACCACCTTCCACGGGGCCCGCCAGTACTGGCCGTCAGTGGCCGACGACCAGGACGCACCGGAGGTGGAGCGGGAGATCTCCCGGCTCTACAACACGCTGGACAAGGTCGTCATCTCGGACAGCATCACCCCGGAGGGCACCGAACCATGGCGTGCGACCACCGAGGTGGTACGCCGCGACGGTGCGGCTGCCCGAGTGGCCGAGCTGAAGGAGAGCGAGGGCCCAGACATCATCTGCTTCGGCAGCGTCACCGTGTGGAACAACCTGCTTGCTCATGACCTGGTCGACGAGTTGCACGTCCTGATCGGTCCGGGGGCCATCGGATCGGGCATCTCGACCTTCTCCGCCGCCGTGCAGCAGCAACTCACACTGCTCGATGCCCGGCGGTTGGAGGATTCCCAACTCGTCGCCCTGAGCTATGCGGTCGCCGGTACCGACGCGGACACCACGTGA
- a CDS encoding sensor histidine kinase — protein sequence MSADGVPADPGPGPRWLPDVGQIALAALLALILLPMSWPSVQDAGMGPVWAGLLFTTLSALHLSVAAARRWPVPAYGVAALAMLVLTLAPELGGATAEAAGGAYVPIFLPSSFCFFAVLYAASAHTRRPRPQIALAIGLTGCLVMLVRVWGYTLPGVTEWVFQLMLITAALGGALSAWALGRFRAVRSAWVAELAARAAADERRRIAREMHDVVAHSLAVVVSHAEAGRMVVVRHPEQASAILDTISGTGREALDEMRGLLGVLRDETPSTSSQPGLDELPALVERVREAGLPVEYSGSVPAGGSPTVALTAYRLVQEALTNVARHAGPGASARVRLVASSGQCIVEVSDDGVHSEPAEPGRGLTGMRERVDAVGGELEYGPTEDGWRVWARLPWGGRDG from the coding sequence GTGTCCGCAGATGGTGTTCCGGCAGACCCCGGGCCCGGGCCGCGCTGGCTCCCGGATGTGGGGCAGATCGCCCTGGCGGCCCTGTTGGCGCTCATCCTGCTCCCGATGTCCTGGCCGTCCGTGCAGGACGCAGGAATGGGACCAGTCTGGGCCGGGCTGCTGTTCACCACCCTGAGTGCTCTGCACCTGAGTGTTGCAGCGGCGCGCCGCTGGCCGGTGCCGGCCTACGGTGTGGCCGCGTTGGCGATGCTGGTGCTGACGCTCGCGCCCGAGCTGGGAGGGGCGACGGCGGAGGCGGCCGGTGGCGCCTACGTACCGATCTTCCTTCCGAGCAGCTTCTGCTTCTTCGCGGTGCTCTATGCGGCGAGCGCACACACGCGCCGCCCGCGGCCGCAGATCGCGCTGGCGATCGGGCTGACCGGTTGCCTGGTGATGCTCGTGCGCGTGTGGGGCTACACGCTCCCCGGGGTCACCGAATGGGTCTTCCAGCTCATGCTGATCACTGCCGCCCTCGGTGGAGCGCTCTCCGCCTGGGCGCTGGGTCGGTTCCGAGCCGTGCGGTCGGCCTGGGTGGCCGAGCTGGCTGCCCGCGCGGCAGCGGACGAACGCCGGCGCATCGCCCGGGAGATGCACGATGTGGTGGCCCACTCGCTGGCCGTCGTGGTCAGCCATGCCGAGGCCGGCCGGATGGTAGTGGTCCGCCACCCGGAGCAGGCCTCGGCGATCCTCGACACCATCAGCGGTACCGGCCGTGAGGCGCTTGATGAGATGCGCGGGCTGCTCGGAGTGCTGCGCGACGAAACGCCGTCGACGAGCTCCCAGCCCGGACTCGATGAACTTCCGGCCCTGGTGGAGAGAGTGCGGGAAGCCGGGCTGCCGGTCGAGTACTCCGGTTCCGTGCCAGCTGGCGGGTCACCGACTGTCGCACTCACGGCCTACCGGTTGGTGCAGGAGGCCCTGACGAACGTCGCCCGCCATGCCGGGCCGGGAGCTTCTGCCCGGGTGCGGCTGGTGGCGAGCAGCGGTCAGTGCATCGTCGAAGTGAGCGATGACGGTGTCCATAGCGAACCGGCCGAACCGGGGCGTGGGCTCACCGGGATGCGCGAACGCGTCGACGCTGTGGGGGGCGAGCTGGAGTACGGGCCCACTGAGGACGGGTGGCGGGTATGGGCGAGACTGCCGTGGGGAGGACGTGATGGATGA